A DNA window from Hevea brasiliensis isolate MT/VB/25A 57/8 chromosome 2, ASM3005281v1, whole genome shotgun sequence contains the following coding sequences:
- the LOC110664323 gene encoding uncharacterized protein LOC110664323 produces the protein MAWKVLLQVLFAQVFNVLSWPSFTLLCPLYASFWAMESDSLANSQQCLTFWVLFALLAILEKALAKLLLWLPFWPYVKGVVTVLLVVPYFGGASYVYKCFVRTHSFKVSHIFCLIWNILFFSMRKSFSFSGQNNFVDEIGKNIIVDGQEELQKSIVFQGTLKPNYDNTERDRTPIISKKVQKEWSCSLCLVSTTSEKCLNKHLRGKKHKAKLEEVRAEELALKSTYNSFYTAYRNKRMVFVGNLVNLGKWSRLISPIRPIRLCKWENPNVGWIKLNTDGSIDQENARFGGLLRDYKGDAICAFVSKAHLDDIFLVELWAVWRGLVLAFGLGIKAVWVESDSMSVVKTINGEQSHRRKADRCLKHIWLLLKKFENYQVSHSWRETNKAADFLSKMVLEKTDVVLWPYDFPSGLQNIIKDDAQGRIYCRRQLQI, from the exons ATGGCTTGGAAAGTTCTCCTTCAGGTTTTGTTTGCTCAAGTCTTCAATGTTCTTTCCTG GCCTTCATTTACCTTGCTTTGTCCCTT GTATGCTTCGTTTTGGGCTATGGAGAGTGATTCGCTGGCCAATAGTCAGCAATGTCTGACTTTCTGGGTTCTTTTTGCTCTTCTTGCTATTTTGGAGAAGGCACTTGCTAAGCTTCTACTATG GCTTCCTTTCTGGCCTTATGTCAAGGGGGTAGTGACCGTCTTGTTAGTGGTACCTTATTTTGGTGGTGCTTCTTATGTTTACAAGTGTTTTGTGAGAACTCATTCATTTAAAGTTTCACACATATTCTGTTTGATATGGAACATCTTGTTCTTCTCAATGAGGAAAAGTTTCTCATTCAGTGGGCAGAACAACTTTGTTGATGAGATAGGTAAAAACATAATTGTCGATGGACAAGAAGAACTGCAGAAATCTATTGTTTTCCAG GGAACATTAAAGCCTAATTATGACAACACAGAGAGGGATCGTACACCGATTATTTCAAAGAAAGTCCAAAAGGAGTGGAGTTGCTCACTTTGTCTGGTAAGCACTACCAGTGAAAAATGTTTAAATAAACACCTGCGAGGTAAGAAACATAAGGCAAAGCTAGAAGAAGTAAGAGCTGAAGAATTGGCATTGAAGTCAACATACAATTCGTTTTATACTGCATATAGAAACAAAAGGATGGTTTTCGTTGGAAACTTGGTCAATCTTGGAAAGTGGAGCAGGCTAATAAGCCCTATCAGACCAATTAGATTGTGCAAATGGGAAAACCCAAATGTGGGATGGATTAAATTAAATACCGATGGATCTATAGATCAAGAAAATGCTCGTTTTGGTGGTTTGCTTCGTGATTACAAAGGTGATGCAATATGTGCTTTTGTGTCTAAAGCTCATCTGGATGATATTTTCTTGGTTGAACTATGGGCTGTATGGAGAGGTCTTGTTCTTGCTTTTGGTCTTGGGATTAAAGCAGTGTGGGTTGAGTCTGACTCTATGAGTGTTGTGAAAACCATTAATGGTGAGCAGTCTCATAGAAGAAAAGCTGATAGATGCTTGAAGCACATTTGGCTCCTTTTAAAGAAGTTTGAGAACTACCAAGTGTCTCATTCATGGAGAGAAACTAATAAAGCAGCCGATTTCCTCTCAAAAATGGTTCTGGAGAAAACTGATGTAGTATTATGGCCTTATGATTTTCCTAGTGGCCTTCAAAATATCATCAAGGATGATGCTCAAGGAAGGATATATTGCAGACGACAACTTCAGATTTGA